Sequence from the Sagittula sp. P11 genome:
AGAGCTGAACCTGCGTACCGAGCTGATCGAAGCCTGCCGCGCCATGAATGGCCTCGGAATCAACAAGGGGACCTCGGGCAACATCAGCGTGCGCCACGGCGACGGTTTCCTGATTTCGCCCACGGGCATTCCCTACGACCAGCTTCGGCCGGAGCACGTCGTGGCGATGAAATGGGATGCCTCCTACGAAGGGGACGTGTTGCCGTCGAGCGAGTGGCGTTTTCACCGCGATATCCTGCAGGCGCGGTCTGACCTGAACGCCGTCGTGCACACCCATTCGACCCATGCCACCAGCGTGTCGATCCTTGGCCGGGACATTCCCGCCATCCACTACGTGATCGCCGCGGCGGGAGGCGAGAGCATCCGCTGCGCGCCCTACGAGCTGTTCGGCACGCAGGAGCTGGCGGATCGGGTTGTGGAGGCGCTGGAGGGCCGCCGCGCCTGCCTGATGGCGCATCACGGGGTCATCACCGGGCACATCAACATCGCCAAGGCCCTGTCGCTGGCCGTCACGGTCGAGGAACTCGCCCACCAGTACCTGCTGCTGCTGCCGAACGGCGAGCCTCCGGTCCTGTCGAGCGCGCAGATCGCCGAGGTGCTGGAGAAATTCAAGACTTACGGCCAGCAGAGCAAGTCCGCTGAAGCCGCCCTGCGCAAGGC
This genomic interval carries:
- a CDS encoding class II aldolase/adducin family protein, whose translation is MTDEELNLRTELIEACRAMNGLGINKGTSGNISVRHGDGFLISPTGIPYDQLRPEHVVAMKWDASYEGDVLPSSEWRFHRDILQARSDLNAVVHTHSTHATSVSILGRDIPAIHYVIAAAGGESIRCAPYELFGTQELADRVVEALEGRRACLMAHHGVITGHINIAKALSLAVTVEELAHQYLLLLPNGEPPVLSSAQIAEVLEKFKTYGQQSKSAEAALRKAS